ctttttggtgcaatgttttgacgtagtctgccaaacgacgacgtgaaattttcaaatttgagtttctgacgacaacgcgagctcgcatcagtaaatctttcactctttgcctttacatgaaaacctttcgtaccaagctagcgaaagtgcaattcgcgtattttgtacaacgtgatcaacatggaataatcgcaaaaaacttaacttaacgcaaagttcaatgttaatgtgacgttttcgttgcagttgccgtcgtagcttcttaaattccctaataaaggatgcgaggaagaagcaataatcaaaAACAGTCACCGTTTCCCAAACgttaattttcaagtgacgttttcgttgacgttCCTGCTTTAGCTCCCAACTGATTGACGGCATCGAAGTGTAACATAACGCGTGACGCACCTTCAGCATGAATAATGACTTGAGGCGTTCCAAGTCACTTACCGTAAGTGTTCATGGAAAATGTTGGTTATCCTATAGATGGAAGACACTAACGCTGTCATGTGAAAAGAGAGACAAAAATGTCAGTGATATGGGCAATTCCCTGAAGAAACGGAAAAGCACGTAGCATGTAAAATATATTTCCGCGACTCAAAAGAGAAGCCATGACAAACTGCAACGTTAGGAGCAAAATTAATGGataattcgctctgacgaagggctaacgctcgaaacgtcagctttctaaatctttcaccgtggtaattcaacctttatcaactcgtttgataaaaccaaatttttggcaAAATTAATGAGAAGTGTTTGACTGAAAAACAGCAAGAAACTATCAAAACTGAGAAAGAAAGTTTTAGTTAAGGTATAGTAATGCCCAAATTCTAACCCAACAATAAGGCCCAGCTTTGAATCGTaattttttaagttgcattcatttaaaACAAGATATATCTACTTCtggattttgtttatttttcaggtGACAACCATCCAATAATCCTCTGGTTTGGGGGATAGGTCGCCTCGGTAAATAAGTAAAATAAGTAACTTGATTAATAGAGTTGGCATGCAACACTAACGAGTTGAAAGGCCGCCTGCACCTTAAAACGTGTTCTTGCTTCCAGTTATTTTTCACGTGTTTCTCAGCTGTTGGCTGGCGTTCCTTTTCGCAACGAGTAAACATGTGAAAACAACACTCACTTGTTCTCAGTTGATAACGCAGACTATCTTTGCCTTGTGGTCGGGGAGGCCTGGCCTGAATAGCTGGCTTTGACGTCAAAGCCAGCGAGAGCTTGGAATGTTTGTCTAAGGCCTGCATGAAGGAACGAAAACAGATTTATCTCAGATTGAAATCATATTGCTCCgcgcaaaaaaaaacattaatgagAGAGGAGATCTTCTCGTCATTCGCTCTATTTGTACGATGGTAATTTGACGCTTATCAACTCGATATCAAATTTGCGTGGTtccgcagtttctttagaaactttttGTACGACTGTAACATGAACCAAGTTCAATGGCCTTGCTCAAACCGCTCTTTCATGTTCCGTAGTAGAACATGCGAACTTACAATCATAGAAGGTTCCAGTTTTGCTGGCAGAAGTCGcaatttttccgagtttccccacGTCTCCGAGTCACTTCTCCACAAAGGACCAGATCGAATCGATGATGACTCGGTAAAACTCTCGGAAACACCGACTGCACTCCTTCCGAGTGCTAAGCCGGAAGTTCTCTTCCACTGAGGTATCAAGGCGACTCGAGGAAGATGAGAGACCGAACGAGATTCCGACAGGCATGCGCTTGAAAGAAAACGACCAAAGAATATATTCGCACACGGGAAATATTACACCTACCTGAAGTAAACTCACGAGGGAAATAAAGATATCAGGAAGAATCtgtaaaacaagaaagaaaacctCTTGTAAGAGAACCCGCCAATACGTTTCCTCTACTACATTTTCTCAAAGTATTCCAGTTTTCTTTCTCCTCAAAAATCAGCAATAACGACTAGGAGTTTGTCAGTTATCAGTATTGTTGTTTAGGGTTAAAACTCtaggaaaaaaattatcttttgaATTTCAATGATGTAAAAAATAATCTACCTTTTGAACAACTCCGTACGTGTCTTCGGTATATGAAGCTGCCACAAGTCTCGAGAGAGCTAAAGCAAagcaacaacgacaacaacaaattgcAAGAGAGGTGTGAACTTAAGAAAAATGATGTTGTATACTGATGCTGTTTTTTAAATGAGTAACACACAATTTTTTCTCACTTTTTAAATATCTACTTTGTGgcggctttttttttccttagtaTCATTATTGCTCAAGTTAATAACACATTACTATTTAAGAAGCGAAATAAAATCAATGCTTCTCTGAAATGTGGCCTCCTTCAAACCAATCATTTTAGTGATTTCAAAACCATGACCCATCGATGCGACGAGAATGGCGTAAAAGATTTAAAAGAATGATTCTGCACGCATAGCACGGCCTGTAAGTcacttttcattgttttacattttttgacGAAAGCATCATGACAATGATACTTGCACGCTCCGCACGTGCGCTTTCATTCTTTCACTGTTTTTGACGTAATCGTCATCACAATGGTCCTTGCACGCTCCACACGTTCATttcttattgtttcatttttgacGTAATCGTCACGATGACGACTATGCACGCTCTGCGCGTGcgttttacattttttacatAGATGTCATGACAATGGTCCTTGCACGCTCTGTGCGTGCGCTATTCTTCGTTTTACATTTTTTACGTAGTTGTCATGGCAATGGTCCTTACACGCTCTGCGCGTGCGTTATTCGTCATTTACACCTTTTTGACGTAATCGTCTTGCAACTGGTTCTTGCAAGcgtgatgacaaattttcatttttttcttataatctCTAAACCACCGTTATTGCTGGAAATCTCGAGTGACTTGATATTACCGAGTCTTAGGGTATGTGGAAGACGTTGACAGCCAACGAGAAGTTTGCTATTTTCCGCTTTTTATTTCGGAATAGTTGCTTGAATATTTGCATCGAAAACAACTTGGAATGAAGGCTAAGATAACTTTCTTCGTGACATTCGTTTTGCTAAAGATCCCTTTAGAAAACTAAAGAGCGAAAAGAAACGGACAAACTCTTACCTTCTACTGCCCAAATATGAAGTTGACAGTCGgcaaaaatagcttttgttcGAGCTTCTGGAGTCTGTAAAAGATGTTTTAATATTAGAATCGCCCCAAGTAAGGTTATGAAAGAAATATGGAGCTTACTCAATGATTTGAAGACGGCAAAGGGGAAGCCACAGATCTGCATACTTAACGagcaaaaacaatgatttctgcacGCTCCGCTCGCTTTAACTGTGGGTTTTTCATTTAGGTACATTGTTTTGTCGTCCTCAGAGAAacatgacgtgaaatgacaaaatttgaagTCTGGTGAAAGAGGTATGCTCAAGACActtaattttaaattgtctctAAGTTAATACACCTTTCTTCCCAGTTTCGGTTTCAGACAATTAATGCTCGTTTTAGATTCGCAAAGAAAAATCTTCTGCGTTAAAAATAACGATTTGTATTTTGGAGCAACACTCTTGCCTTCGCGCCGACGATTTTCCCTCAGTAAGTTCCAGATTCCACCATTCGGTGACTTCCAGATTTTCACTCAGTTGGTTCCAGGTTCCCTTCTAAGTGGGTTCCAGCCCCTACTCAATGGGTTCCAGATTTTCCCTGTCAGTGGGCTTCAGATTCCCGTTCACTGGGTTCCAAATTCCGCCTCATGGAGATTTCCCCTCAGAGGGAATTCCACTAATCGCTATTGCCGTCATCATCAGACTGGTTTCTTCCTCACCATCGCCGTCATCATCaacgtcatcgtcgtcatcatcaacGTCATCGTCGTCATTGATATCACGCAAGCATTGccataataaaaacaacaattagACCACATTGTCCTCACCTCATCGAAGAGAAACCCGATCACTGGTCTTTCCTTCAAACGACAAGCGatctgaaaaaaacaccaacgCAGCGGTGAACTAGCTTTCAATTTGACGAGATGGAAGAACAATTTTTTCCACCACAACACCTTCAAGTATAAAAATTGAGAAAATGCACCAAACTACACAGGAACACGTACATTGTGTGGAACTTGGTTCAGCCTCCAAACAAAGTTATCCACCTGAAAGATGAAAAGGCAATTTGAATGATTAAAAAAAGTACACACGACACCAAGATTTGTTCAACAACTGCGTTTTGTACTCGCACGTGAGTATTTGGGGACTTGGGTTGCAAATTATAACGTAACAAGAGATTTGGATAAAGGGCAATAAAGTTTGAGCATTAGAAGCACTTTAAGGAGGTACTTACCTTCTCATTTGCCTTCGTTCTCAAACGAATGAATACATTTGTTTGTTGAGCGGGCGCTGGTGCTGGCATTTTCACTGCATTTCCTGAAAGAACACGTtcagaaaaaaagaacatgttCGCTTTTTCAGTGACTGTTTCCTATTGGCGCCAAATTCGTCTCAACGCACTGGAGCTaataattagggagcttaagcaaacaagGCGttgacggaagcgagaacgtcatctgaaaatgtgacttcgcgtttctgcaatcatttttcaattattcaaagtcattacgcttgcaaaacgtattctaactatcctggaattaaattgaaaccagcgctcgggacataagaagataaaattgaacatttgtcgtcatatgctcacgtcgtccacacaactgcaaaacaggtcatttcacgtcatggaaagaacgagagcgtctacaaaatgtccaaaaatgaaaaacatgtaAGTGTacagcgtgcaaaactattgtttttcactgtcaaatatgtAAATTATCTCCGATAGACTTAGAGTTGACGGAGACAACGCCTTCGTTAATTTGCCCCTCTCTTACTCAGATGGTATTGCATATTTAAAAAGCAAATAACgtaattttgcacgctttacacgtgcattttttcattttagtacATTTCGCAGTTGTTCTCGTCCAATCAACGACGCGAAATGACCTGTCTTACAGTTGCGTGGACAACGTGGGCATTTCATcacaattttttcacttttcatctCCAAAACGCTCATAGAAAATTCATTCCAAGATAGTTCACACGCAAACTTTCAAGGTGAACGCCttgaaataatcgagaaatgaccGAAGAGACGTAACGCTGCATTTTCAGCTAACGTTTTCGCTGTCGTCGACGGCGTCTCTGCTCAAGAAGGCGGATTTTTCTAGAGAACGAGAACTGCGCGCGGAGAACagatatggtcaaattagaactgAATCCGGACAATTCCGCCCGCCCTTTCGTTGTCAGCTGACGTTCCGTCCTGTTTCTAAATCAGCTTAATAAAAGGAATGTTAATTTCTTATATTGCGCAGTCTAACAAGCGATAAAGATATGATCGAATGcgagaaaggaaaggaactttatttaagagTCTAGCCGTTCTGGCGCTGGAGGATCAATTTAGGGACACTATCAACTGAAGTTAAAAAATTAACccaaatcaattcaaatcaattgttggtttttgaggagatgGCAAACCTGGAGTTCCcgaggaaaaacctctcggtgcagagtagagaacgaACAAAATCAACCCACATAGGACGCCGAGTCTGGAAATGGAACCCGGGCCACGTTGGTGGTAGGCGACTGCTCTCACCACCACGTCATCCCTGCACCTAACGATTTTGGCGACGGTGACTAAAATCATGAAAAGGATGAATTATCATTCTTACCATTGCTCTCTGACCAGAGCTGTACTTTTCCTGGAGGTGACAGTATTGTTTGGCGATCAGTTGCATTCAAAGGCGACAGAAGGGGACTTGAATACAGAGAAGGACTTTGTGCTTGAActacaaagaaaaaagtgtaaGTGAATTCCCACAATTTTCAGACAATGTCCATGGTCAAAACCCTGATAACCTCTTTTTTTACCCTCAAGGACACGCTTGTCTTTTGATTTCGCTCCTTAAAAGGAACACCAATCAAGATTTGCTGAGTGAAGTGGTGCAAACGTCAAATGTAAAGATGTGTGGAATGTAAGGGAAAACGTTATTCCTGATTCTGAATTAAAATAAGAGGAAATTTTAGCCTTCTGTCTTAACAAGTTTGGTCGTAGATTATGCGGCAGTTAAACTGGTTTATGGTCACTTCGCCACCAAGGAGACAAGCCATCAAACATTTCGTCACCACCTCCACCTTCAAGGACTCTTAGTGCCGAATTGACCGCTGGCGAAACTTCTTGATGGCGAAATGACTAGTTTCCGTTTAACTAGTGCCTACCTGTATTCCCATTTGCATGGCCATTGGCGTGTCCATTACTGTATCCATTACCATTGCGTGACAAACCAATTTGTTTAGCATCCAGTGATGATTGTTGCACATGCGCTTGTAGCGATACCGCTGACAACAGCCTACTTGTGAGAGAATCAATGAGATGAAGACATTCCGTCGACACATCTGCCCAGTTCGACGGTCGACCACCTATGAAacaaaattctcaaattcattaatgaTTAATGAAGAGAAAACGAGGGAAATCACAACAGGGacggaggtttggatatgtcaCCCTAACTATCATAAAACTCGGTGAAATTTGCTTTGAGTTTCTCAAAGAATTATCAGTGCTTTGAGAAGGTGTATGAAACACTCGAaggagtgtttcatcagatatccgaACACTTCGAAGTTAGTTAagaaaactcggctgcgcctccttttttcaacccacttctcattgtttggatatctgatgaaacactcttccttgtgtttgaaaTATTACATGACGATGAAGAAAAGACCACAAACTAGGAGTAATCATTAATTATGAAGTGCGTTTGTGGGGACGAAATTTGAGTTCTGGAATACTTAGCCAGGAAGATGATGGATTTCTGAGAGTAAGGCACTTTGAAATGCGCCCTAATAGTCGTCTAAGGACTACTATGAAAACCACGAGGTAGTAGTTAGATATCCACTTTTATCCACTTATATCCACTTACTGGGTTGGCTCAAACTAAATATCTGCTTCCTTCTTGTGCTGCTGAACTGCGACAAGTGGCACAAATCAAACATCGCAAGAAACTGCATAGAGAAGAAAAGGTATCCAATTTAATTGGTGGCggaaataataattgcagtCTAAATGAGCAAGAAATCATGTTATTATTTCTCTATTAACTATGCTAAAACACACGTCAGCTCGATGTCCATGAGGCCTTTTCGGCCCGTAGGGAACTATGGGGCCGGGACAACAGGGAACCCACAATCAATAGCTTCATGTTTAAAGTTAAAGTGACTGCGGTGGGTTGCAATGCAAGTCCTTAATGAACGGTACACACATTAAGAAGGCTAAATCTGTTCAATGTTAGgcttttttgcaattttgcctAAAAAGTCTGACCAGAACCGACCAACAATTCTATCAAAAATATCTTTTCAGTGGTGGTAGACAAGTGGTCTGGGTACCCGACTTGAAATATGACGATCCTGAGGTCAAATTCCGCTCTGACCACGTGGTGGATTAATGTTTAAGGTAGTCTTTGGTTCAACCCCTCGGCTGCCCTTGTACAAGGCCAACTGGTCTGCTTCTACCTAGTTGGGATTCTTTACCTGTTGAGCTTATTTGAGTTATTTGGTTGCCTTGAGATTGTTTCAGTGGAGTGCTTGCTAACTCGCTCTATATAGGCTAAAGAACATGCACTTTCAGCATAACTACGGAATTTTTTTATCGTCTGTCTCCCCCTTGTTGGTTCATTTAATACCTCCATTTGGCAAGGTTAATTTTTCAAACATCCATACCTTCAAAAGTGGGACTGTGCTGTTTTTGATCACCACACAAAGTCGTTGGTCTTGTTCCTGGCTAAAGGAAAACTCCACTGGAAATGTGTATCGctagaacaaaaacaacaacacaaaagcAATGTTAACTCAGTCTAAAAACCAGTGCTGGGAATAACAGTCGGTCATCGGACATTGTCGGAgcacattttgaaaatgtccagcCAATTTCATTTTATGATCAGACACGATGACCGAACATCTCGCCAGCACATAttgagttatcttcttcaaggtgttgCCAACTGCCAGGCAATAAATTATGTCCGGTCCAGGGGTTggcgtttctcgaaagtcccgaagacttttcgggcccgaaaacccattcgtaaaactccgacctgcttattctgtaaagctggtcttttcatgtgtTGCAAAGGggtggaaaattaaaataacagtCAGGTTTCGTGATTCGAGACGCTTTCGTTTTGAAGGTACGAAgggaattatgtcacccgaaatgcgcccaaaaagtttcgagactttgagaaacgggccccagttTGTCAAATGTCCgaccaaaaggaagatttcaaAGGATATATGTCCTGTGagtaaagaaaaatgatttccaGCGCTGAAAAACGGATATATAAATTCAGGGTTTTGCTTCTCAAGAAACTGCGGGGCCACATTGATGATGACAGCAATAGagcattttacagttgtgtgcttagttgccaggcctttgaatgaaaacgaggctggagatgatcttgttttgatacaattacctcactgcttttcttatgtaaattactactaattagcatgagagcAGAACCATTAACATAAGAATActagggaggtttctatcaaagaaAGTCAACAtgccctgacgaagggctaacgctcgaaacgtcagctttctaaatctttcacggtggtaattcaacatttatcaattcgtttgataaaaccaaacttttgctttgatctcccccaccgacgcagcaccacagtttctttagaaactagaaatccaaagTCAACACGAGCCCTCACtctcattcaaaggccaggccaCGAAGCACACAACAGTGAAATGGTCCCTCATAATTAGCAGACTATGATGGACTTTAGTACCCCTCTACTTATTACGAGACCATAAGCCATAAAGTAAACTCTACTCCTTAAAGTGGCAAAAACAGAAACCCCAAAcctaacctaaaaaaaaaaagaacaagaagaaaCATTAGCTCCTAAGTTAAGAAAGGTGGTTTAAACTTGGAGTTAACCAGACACTGTCATATTGGAGAATTTTTTCCTAGTGATTAGGTATCTTTTGGAAGCAGCAACCAACCTGTGTGTAGAAGATAACCAGGAGCTTGCATCCAAATGTCCACAGAAATAGAATTAGAGACCCTGTTGTTATGACACTCCAGAACAGTGAAAGGTCTAGCAACCCTGAGATTGTGTTACGTGCAGGGACACCACTAAAGTGAAGGAAAGTTGAGACTGTGAGAACAATGGTACACTTCATGCTGACCAACGCAGAGATTTCTGATTGGACAGCTGAAAGAGGCTGTTTATGCTGAGAGAGGACAGAGTGATGTTGTCGTGGAAATGTACCAGGGATTTAACCATGTCACTGATAAAAGCTGAGGACttttaataatgaataataactATCATGACAAGCTTGTAAATTAACGTCGGTAATCAGAAATTTGTTCGGTAAATTTGAGGTTTTGGCAGACATGCTGACCGGCTAGAAATATAGAACAACATTGTAAAAGTTAAGTTCTTTAGGACCAAACACACAGGAAAAATATGAAATCAGACGTAGTGAAATATTGGTTTGCATTAACCTGAATTTCAGCCACCTCCACTTGTTTAATCACCCCTACAGGGAGGCATGGTTTTTCTGCCAGAGTGATTTAGTGAGTGGAACAGGCAGCTGAAATTCAGACTAGCAAAGTATGAGAGGATCaatgtaaaagaaatgaaagtttaacataaaaaaggaaaaaagtctAACCTGTCAAGCGGAACTTCCGCAATGCTAAGGAAAGCATCCCTTGGAACGTTACCTGAAATCGCAACCAAGGTTGTCAGGTTACTCGTGGAAAACAATGACATTCAGTCTTCTTTGTAAGTGTCAAAGGGTATCCCATAGTTTCCCCTCAAAGGTGCAGTGTCACACCACTTGAGTGGAAGTTCCAGTGGGATTTCAAGAGTGTTCTTtaaacagtgaaaataaaaactagTTCTACAGCTTCTTTCACAAGAACTCTGCTTGTACACTTAATTCAATTTTTGTCCTCTAAAGCTCAGAATGGCAAAGATGGAAAAggattgaaatttgaaaaaaatggccaacattTCAAATTTGGACATGATATCTATTATTCGAAAAAATGCATGAAATTTTAAAATAGACTGCCTTAACaggcaaaattcatttgatattATATTTCTGGTAGTGGATCTAGGAATATTACAGAGGGGGTGAATTCAAAAAATcaaagtacagtcgaacctcgattatccggactttttctctggtcccgttttttttttcatgaatattaataagctttgacctcaaaagctttcagaggtaaaaaatgtttaaaaccaagaaagtgtgttcaaaacagcgcatttaccgcttcgctttcaaaagatttagcgctcggcgacaaagagcattctgatgcattcagctgaattttgattggttcagtat
This window of the Acropora muricata isolate sample 2 chromosome 14, ASM3666990v1, whole genome shotgun sequence genome carries:
- the LOC136898792 gene encoding nucleoporin NDC1-like isoform X1, which encodes MMPSDSPRPPRSEVAKLKWFTEGEYSWRTGATVVWLVMILPFAVFINSVAVSIDVFHPISWLNGCIMLLFNMSFWSTVCIFVCLCIVTQLSYAKFNTVKDVVHHSRISAILFPLHPARMFHILLFVSSGAVAAYNVFGIWSDEIFYFTRLSEESETFCLNEELVFVVLFGAWLGLYSSMDYFTKKGFHFAFPSVLQQKFFLVKMSIGPCFKQSILTCLKATRWFYILYYLFGNVPRDAFLSIAEVPLDSGVPARNTISGLLDLSLFWSVITTGSLILFLWTFGCKLLVIFYTQRYTFPVEFSFSQEQDQRLCVVIKNSTVPLLKFLAMFDLCHLSQFSSTRRKQIFSLSQPSGRPSNWADVSTECLHLIDSLTSRLLSAVSLQAHVQQSSLDAKQIGLSRNGNGYSNGHANGHANGNTVQAQSPSLYSSPLLSPLNATDRQTILSPPGKVQLWSESNGNAVKMPAPAPAQQTNVFIRLRTKANEKVDNFVWRLNQVPHNIACRLKERPVIGFLFDETPEARTKAIFADCQLHIWAVEALSRLVAASYTEDTYGVVQKILPDIFISLVSLLQALDKHSKLSLALTSKPAIQARPPRPQGKDSLRYQLRTTLVSSIYRITNIFHEHLRNIPMAVEHQKKLQSFLEFKE
- the LOC136898792 gene encoding nucleoporin NDC1-like isoform X2, which produces MMPSDSPRPPRSEVAKLKWFTEGEYSWRTGATVVWLVMILPFAVFINSVAVSIDVFHPISWLNGCIMLLFNMSFWSTVCIFVCLCIVTQLSYAKFNTVKDVVHHSRISAILFPLHPARMFHILLFVSSGAVAAYNVFGIWSDEIFYFTRLSEESETFCLNEELVFVVLFGAWLGLYSSMDYFTKKGFHFAFPSVLQQKFFLVKMSIGPCFKQSILTCLKATRWFYILYYLFGNVPRDAFLSIAEVPLDSGVPARNTISGLLDLSLFWSVITTGSLILFLWTFGCKLLVIFYTQRYTFPVEFSFSQEQDQRLCVVIKNSTVPLLKFLAMFDLCHLSQFSSTRRKQIFSLSQPSGRPSNWADVSTECLHLIDSLTSRLLSAVSLQAHVQQSSLDAKQIGLSRNGNGYSNGHANGHANGNTAQSPSLYSSPLLSPLNATDRQTILSPPGKVQLWSESNGNAVKMPAPAPAQQTNVFIRLRTKANEKVDNFVWRLNQVPHNIACRLKERPVIGFLFDETPEARTKAIFADCQLHIWAVEALSRLVAASYTEDTYGVVQKILPDIFISLVSLLQALDKHSKLSLALTSKPAIQARPPRPQGKDSLRYQLRTTLVSSIYRITNIFHEHLRNIPMAVEHQKKLQSFLEFKE